One region of Fervidobacterium sp. genomic DNA includes:
- the rpoD gene encoding RNA polymerase sigma factor RpoD, which translates to MSKTVVKENTELQKKLEKLVDLGKRKGYITYDDIDRTFPPGDADSLDSNFLDIVYETLEKNKIEIRDTTDLLSIEEEVKAYLSESPEIFDSTEPKDLIKMYLRDIGKIRLLTPSEERRLAQRAQSGERNAKEELIISNLRLVVSMAKRYLGKGLSFLDLIQEGSLGLIKAVEKFDWSKGYKFSTYATWWIRQAITRAIADQARTIRVPVHMVETINKIQKIKREYVQEHGEEPSIEYIAEQVGKPVDKIEEILQAAPETLSLETPVGEEDDSSMGDFVADESIGSPKKEAIRMLMKEEIDKLLETLNDREKMVLKMRYGILDGKPKTLEEVGQYFGVTRERIRQIEVKALRKLRHPSRSRYLRLLQKLTEED; encoded by the coding sequence GTGTCTAAAACAGTCGTAAAGGAGAATACAGAACTTCAAAAAAAATTGGAAAAGCTTGTTGATTTAGGAAAAAGAAAAGGTTACATCACATACGATGATATAGACAGAACGTTCCCACCTGGAGACGCAGACTCACTCGATAGTAACTTTCTTGATATTGTGTATGAAACACTTGAAAAAAATAAAATAGAAATTAGAGATACTACTGACTTATTGAGTATAGAAGAAGAGGTCAAAGCATACCTTTCGGAAAGTCCTGAAATCTTTGACAGTACAGAACCAAAAGACTTAATAAAGATGTACCTAAGAGATATTGGAAAGATAAGACTTCTCACACCTTCTGAAGAGAGAAGGCTCGCACAACGTGCTCAAAGTGGTGAGCGAAACGCAAAAGAAGAACTTATAATATCCAATTTAAGACTTGTTGTAAGTATGGCAAAAAGATATCTAGGAAAGGGGCTTTCTTTTCTAGACCTCATCCAAGAGGGAAGTCTTGGACTTATAAAAGCCGTTGAAAAATTTGATTGGTCAAAAGGCTACAAATTTTCAACTTACGCAACTTGGTGGATTAGGCAGGCAATCACAAGGGCAATAGCAGATCAAGCAAGAACGATAAGAGTACCTGTTCATATGGTTGAAACTATTAATAAGATACAGAAGATAAAAAGAGAATACGTACAAGAACATGGTGAAGAACCTTCAATAGAGTACATAGCAGAACAAGTTGGAAAACCTGTCGATAAAATTGAGGAAATTTTACAAGCTGCCCCTGAAACTCTTTCACTCGAAACACCCGTCGGTGAAGAAGACGATTCTTCTATGGGAGATTTTGTTGCCGATGAAAGTATAGGCTCTCCGAAGAAAGAAGCTATAAGAATGCTTATGAAAGAAGAGATAGATAAACTTCTTGAAACATTGAACGATAGAGAGAAGATGGTACTTAAAATGCGATACGGTATACTCGATGGTAAACCAAAAACACTTGAAGAAGTAGGTCAGTACTTTGGTGTTACTCGTGAAAGAATCAGGCAAATAGAAGTTAAAGCTTTAAGGAAGCTTAGACATCCATCGCGTAGTCGTTACCTCAGGCTATTGCAAAAGCTCACCGAAGAAGATTAG